One segment of Dolichospermum sp. DET69 DNA contains the following:
- a CDS encoding UDP-N-acetylmuramoyl-L-alanine--D-glutamate ligase has translation MPEALIIGFGKSGVAAARLLKQEGWEVELCDSSTSPTLLEQQQKLASEQITVKLGNTPEFTNSDLSKLIVVSPGVPWDIPILAKAREIGIETIGEMELAWRFMQDIPWVGITGTNGKTTTTALTAAIFQTAGLNAPACGNIGYAACEVAIEARGKRQEARGNTEKNSVDWIIGEVSSYQIESSVTLAPRIGIWTTFTPDHLARHKTLENYYNIKAKLLHNSQIQIFNGDDAYLSKLGLNHWPNAYWTSVKGQQFLIGEKGFYIENGWVIEKISDTAQPIVEVSALRMVGEHNQQNLLMSVAAARLADIDVTAISQAVREFPGVPHRLEHICNWQGIDFINDSKATNYDAAEVGLASVQSPAILIAGGEAKAGDDSAWLAQIQAKAAAVLLIGNAAPAFAKRLQEVGYSNYHIVEKMENAVSISAELAKKHQASVVLLSPACASFDQYPNFEMRGEDFRQLCQKYLLP, from the coding sequence ATGCCAGAAGCGTTAATTATTGGATTCGGAAAGTCCGGTGTTGCTGCGGCAAGATTGTTGAAACAGGAAGGCTGGGAGGTTGAACTTTGCGATAGTAGCACCTCCCCAACCCTCCTCGAACAACAACAAAAACTCGCCAGCGAACAAATTACCGTCAAATTAGGAAACACACCAGAATTTACTAATTCTGATTTATCCAAACTAATAGTTGTCAGTCCCGGAGTCCCCTGGGATATTCCTATCCTAGCCAAAGCGCGAGAAATAGGCATAGAAACTATTGGCGAAATGGAACTCGCTTGGCGATTTATGCAGGATATCCCCTGGGTAGGAATCACCGGTACAAATGGTAAAACTACCACCACCGCTTTAACTGCGGCCATTTTCCAAACAGCAGGATTGAACGCTCCCGCCTGTGGTAATATCGGTTACGCGGCTTGTGAGGTAGCAATAGAGGCAAGAGGCAAGAGGCAAGAGGCAAGAGGGAATACAGAAAAAAATTCCGTTGATTGGATAATTGGTGAAGTTAGTAGTTATCAAATTGAATCTTCTGTTACTCTAGCGCCACGAATCGGGATTTGGACAACCTTCACGCCAGATCATTTAGCCCGACACAAAACCTTAGAAAATTACTATAATATCAAAGCCAAATTATTACATAATTCCCAAATTCAAATATTTAACGGTGATGATGCTTATTTGAGCAAATTAGGTTTAAATCATTGGCCGAACGCCTATTGGACAAGCGTTAAAGGTCAACAATTCCTAATAGGTGAAAAAGGCTTTTATATAGAAAACGGCTGGGTAATAGAAAAAATTAGTGATACAGCCCAACCAATTGTTGAAGTATCTGCATTGCGAATGGTAGGGGAACATAACCAGCAAAATCTCCTCATGTCTGTCGCTGCTGCTAGATTAGCAGACATAGATGTTACTGCTATTTCTCAGGCTGTCCGTGAATTTCCCGGCGTTCCTCACCGCTTAGAACATATCTGCAATTGGCAAGGCATTGATTTTATTAACGACAGCAAAGCTACCAACTACGATGCAGCGGAAGTAGGACTAGCATCTGTGCAAAGTCCTGCCATTTTAATCGCTGGTGGAGAAGCCAAAGCCGGAGATGATAGCGCTTGGTTAGCCCAAATTCAAGCCAAAGCCGCCGCTGTTTTACTGATTGGCAATGCAGCACCAGCATTTGCGAAACGACTGCAAGAGGTGGGATATAGCAATTATCATATAGTTGAAAAAATGGAAAACGCCGTATCCATATCTGCGGAATTAGCTAAAAAACATCAAGCCTCAGTAGTATTACTATCTCCAGCTTGCGCTAGTTTTGACCAGTATCCTAACTTTGAAATGCGGGGCGAAGACTTTCGGCAATTGTGTCAAAAGTATCTACTTCCATAG
- a CDS encoding glycine--tRNA ligase subunit beta, with protein sequence MPAFLLEVGTEELPAGFLSDAIGQWRSRIPQSLEAHSLSDTVIEVYGTPRRLAVLITGLPSQQADREEEIKGPPAQAAFKDGQPTKAAIGFATKQGVDISALEIRPTDKGDFVFVNKQIPGRPIADILTELVPQWVWNLEGKRLMRWGHGDGRFSRPIRTLVTLLDGEILPLQLENGAKVVKSDRISRTHRVLHPEPVSIDHATEYVNTLASGYVNVTPENRAEIITNQVKASAEKLGGYTPIYPELLAEVINLVEYPTAVIGQFEAEFLNLPTEVITEVMVSHQRYFPVFKNAECQELLPNFITISNGDPAKSDIIAVGNARVIRARLADGRFFYEADLVKPLESYLPQLEKVTFQEDLGSVRAKVERVVKNAEKITTQLQLNPDQTQNIKRAALLCKADLVTQMVYEFPELQGIMGQKYALANGENPEVSQAIFEHYLPRNADDIFPQTLTGQVVGLADRLDTLVSIFGLGLIPSGSSDPFALRRAANAIINITWLANLQINLSSLLEEIATDFATAFNKDAKSLIKTLQEFFLQRIRTLLQDEKQIDYDLVNAVLGENDPEYTERALTDLLDVRDRSLYLQQIRKDGTLDKIYETVNRSTRLAAQGNLDFQTLEPQSLINPELFQKKSESAFYNALIELVPQTQAAQQNRDYQLLVTALAKIAPTVSTFFDGEDSVLVMDANPDIKQNRLNLLGLLRNNARVLADFGAIVKNL encoded by the coding sequence ATGCCAGCATTTTTATTAGAAGTCGGTACAGAAGAATTACCCGCAGGTTTTTTGAGTGATGCTATTGGACAATGGCGATCGCGCATTCCCCAAAGTTTAGAAGCTCACAGTCTCTCTGACACTGTTATTGAAGTCTATGGAACACCCCGACGGTTAGCGGTTCTGATTACCGGTTTACCTTCCCAACAAGCAGACAGAGAAGAAGAAATTAAAGGACCACCCGCACAAGCAGCTTTTAAAGATGGACAACCCACTAAAGCCGCCATTGGTTTTGCGACTAAGCAAGGTGTAGATATTTCTGCTTTAGAAATTCGTCCTACAGACAAAGGGGATTTCGTCTTTGTTAACAAACAAATTCCCGGTCGTCCCATAGCTGATATTTTAACCGAACTTGTTCCCCAATGGGTCTGGAACTTAGAAGGTAAGCGGTTAATGCGCTGGGGACATGGTGACGGACGATTTTCCCGGCCAATTCGCACTTTAGTCACATTGTTAGATGGGGAAATTTTACCATTACAATTAGAGAATGGGGCAAAAGTTGTCAAGAGCGATCGCATTTCTCGCACCCATAGAGTATTACACCCCGAACCTGTCAGCATTGACCACGCTACAGAATATGTAAATACCTTGGCTTCTGGTTATGTTAATGTAACTCCAGAAAACCGAGCCGAAATCATCACAAATCAAGTCAAAGCATCCGCAGAAAAGTTAGGCGGATATACACCAATTTACCCCGAGTTACTAGCAGAAGTTATCAATTTAGTTGAATATCCCACCGCAGTTATCGGACAATTTGAAGCAGAATTTCTCAACTTACCAACGGAAGTAATTACCGAAGTCATGGTAAGTCATCAGCGTTATTTTCCTGTTTTCAAAAATGCGGAATGTCAGGAATTATTACCCAATTTTATCACAATTAGTAACGGAGATCCAGCTAAATCTGATATTATTGCTGTCGGTAATGCCAGAGTCATTCGAGCGCGGTTAGCTGACGGCAGATTTTTCTACGAAGCTGATTTAGTCAAACCCTTAGAAAGCTATTTACCCCAATTAGAAAAAGTCACATTCCAAGAAGATTTAGGTTCGGTTCGTGCCAAAGTTGAAAGAGTTGTTAAAAACGCCGAAAAAATTACTACTCAATTACAACTAAATCCAGACCAAACCCAAAATATCAAAAGAGCTGCATTACTCTGTAAAGCCGATTTAGTCACGCAAATGGTTTATGAATTTCCCGAATTACAGGGAATTATGGGGCAAAAATATGCCCTAGCTAACGGCGAAAATCCAGAAGTATCTCAAGCGATTTTTGAGCATTATTTACCTAGAAATGCTGATGATATTTTCCCCCAAACTCTCACAGGTCAAGTTGTTGGTTTAGCTGATAGATTAGATACTTTAGTTAGTATCTTCGGCTTAGGCTTAATTCCTTCCGGTTCATCAGATCCTTTTGCATTACGTCGCGCTGCAAATGCGATAATTAATATTACCTGGTTGGCGAATTTGCAAATAAATTTATCATCCTTGTTAGAAGAAATTGCCACAGATTTCGCTACAGCTTTTAATAAAGATGCCAAATCCTTAATTAAAACCTTGCAAGAATTTTTCCTGCAACGGATTCGCACCTTATTACAAGATGAAAAACAGATAGATTACGATTTGGTAAATGCGGTTTTGGGAGAAAATGATCCAGAATATACAGAACGGGCATTAACGGATTTATTAGATGTGCGCGATCGCTCTCTTTATTTACAACAAATCCGCAAAGATGGTACATTAGATAAAATTTACGAAACCGTCAACCGTTCTACAAGGTTAGCAGCACAGGGAAATCTAGACTTTCAAACCCTAGAACCACAGTCTTTAATTAATCCCGAACTCTTCCAGAAAAAATCCGAATCTGCATTTTATAACGCCTTAATTGAGTTAGTTCCTCAAACCCAAGCAGCACAACAAAACCGGGATTACCAACTGTTAGTAACCGCACTAGCAAAAATCGCCCCTACCGTTAGCACCTTTTTTGATGGTGAAGACAGCGTTTTAGTCATGGACGCAAATCCAGATATTAAGCAAAATCGCTTAAATTTGCTGGGATTACTGCGAAATAACGCCCGTGTTTTAGCGGATTTTGGCGCAATCGTTAAAAATTTGTAG
- a CDS encoding type II toxin-antitoxin system VapC family toxin has protein sequence MTFVLDTCALIWWSLDPDQLSISAKAACEKMEVEKNGLVASISLWEIAIKIKNQKLDLGVSVTTYLEALQKSDVITIIPIDENLWLESVALEWSHKDPADRVIVALAQKYQADLITADKIIMGFYDSVIW, from the coding sequence ATGACCTTTGTTTTAGATACTTGTGCCTTAATTTGGTGGAGTCTTGATCCAGATCAACTTTCTATTTCCGCAAAAGCAGCTTGTGAAAAAATGGAAGTCGAAAAAAATGGTTTAGTTGCTTCGATTTCACTTTGGGAAATTGCTATTAAAATTAAAAATCAAAAGTTAGATTTAGGAGTTTCTGTAACAACTTATCTGGAGGCTTTACAAAAATCTGATGTGATTACAATAATTCCCATTGATGAAAATTTATGGTTAGAAAGTGTTGCTTTAGAATGGAGTCATAAAGACCCCGCAGATCGGGTTATTGTTGCTTTAGCTCAAAAATATCAGGCTGATTTAATTACAGCAGATAAAATAATCATGGGATTTTATGATTCTGTTATTTGGTGA